A region from the Palaemon carinicauda isolate YSFRI2023 chromosome 9, ASM3689809v2, whole genome shotgun sequence genome encodes:
- the LOC137647222 gene encoding BTB/POZ domain-containing protein 6-B-like isoform X6, whose amino-acid sequence MGNARSRKRRKSEEFFTMKSKDANKYLISYHLFENEDGSDVILMVGDGIYRERVPAHSWVLAAGNQYFRALFQGPFADRQKKTYDIPNDPKGFQNLLKWLYRHECGIQSMDSALITLQVAIEYLCPELGELCVEYIGKHLRVSNVLKVLQFTWRYCPSSHMSDDSQASAPLSHAPSAPSLEALEGTEQGTAHPFPATDRLQQLDLSQHPSHRTSQLQTRPEETEFQDPTACCSDLYNVCLEVVDSATEAVLASEPLEELDYRTLQIILKRSTLNIQNELIIFQAVQRWSTAECKRRMLPLTSDNRRAVLGDLLYHVRFLNMTNEQLQQTSSLLTADEFNFLATRISGHTPASVPATLNAHLALMATPRHHKPPTLPATESPSKSKKKGTTGKRKYTKKELMLDVVSCLAVIFD is encoded by the exons ATGGGAAACGCCAGATCCAGAAAGAGAAGAAAATCGGAGGAGTTTTTTACCATGAAATCAAAGGACGCGAATAAATATCTCAT ATCCTACCACCTCTTTGAGAATGAAGATGGGAGTGACGTGATACTAATGGTGGGAGATGGCATCTACCGAGAGCGAGTACCAGCCCACTCATGGGTACTTGCTGCTGGCAACCAGTACTTCAGAGCCCTGTTCCAAGGCCCTTTTGCTGATAGGCAGAAGAAAACCTATGACATCCCTAATGACCCGAAGGGATTCCAGAACCTCTTGAA GTGGCTGTACCGTCACGAATGTGGAATCCAGAGTATGGACAGTGCTCTCATCACCTTACAAGTAGCCATTGAGTACTTATGCCCAGAACTAGGAGAATTGTGTGTGGAATACATCGGGAAACATTTAAGAGTGTCCAATGTTCTTAAGGTGCTGCAGTTCACATGGAGATACTGCCCTTCTTCTCATATGTCTGACGACAGCCAGGCTTCAGCTCCTCTTTCACATGCTCCCTCAGCACCTAGTCTAGAAGCATTAGAAGGAACCGAGCAGGGCACAGCACATCCATTTCCTGCCACAGACAGATTACAGCAGCTTGACTTATCTCAACACCCAAGCCATAGAACGAGTCAGCTACAAACTCGTCCAGAGGAAACAGAGTTTCAAGATCCAACAGCCTGCTGTAGTGATCTTTACAATGTGTGCCTTGAAGTCGTTGACAGCGCCACTGAGGCTGTTTTAGCTTCTGAACCATTGGAAGAATTAGATTACAGAACCCTACAGATCATATTGAAGAGATCAACCCTCAACATTCAAAATGAGTTGATAATATTCCAAGCAGTACAAAGGTGGTCAACAGCAGAATGCAAACGTCGCATGCTGCCTCTGACCTCTGACAACAGAAGAGCCGTTCTTGGTGATCTCTTATACCATGTACGGTTCTTGAATATGACAAACGAGCAGCTTCAACAGACCAGCAGCCTCCTTACAGCTGATGAATTCAACTTCCTAGCTACTAGGATCTCTGGTCACACTCCTGCATCAGTACCTGCCACTCTAAACGCCCACCTGGCCTTGATGGCCACCCCTCGTCATCACAAGCCACCTACTCTGCCAGCCACAGAATCACCCAGCAAGAGCAAGAAGAAGGGTACCACCGGAAAGAGAAAATACACGAAAAAGGAACTAATGTTGGACGTAGTCTCCTGCCTTGCTGTTATTTTTGATTAA
- the LOC137647222 gene encoding BTB/POZ domain-containing protein 6-B-like isoform X5, whose amino-acid sequence MGTPVSSSKKTPSSNPKQHGSPILEGAQDKISASYHLFENEDGSDVILMVGDGIYRERVPAHSWVLAAGNQYFRALFQGPFADRQKKTYDIPNDPKGFQNLLKWLYRHECGIQSMDSALITLQVAIEYLCPELGELCVEYIGKHLRVSNVLKVLQFTWRYCPSSHMSDDSQASAPLSHAPSAPSLEALEGTEQGTAHPFPATDRLQQLDLSQHPSHRTSQLQTRPEETEFQDPTACCSDLYNVCLEVVDSATEAVLASEPLEELDYRTLQIILKRSTLNIQNELIIFQAVQRWSTAECKRRMLPLTSDNRRAVLGDLLYHVRFLNMTNEQLQQTSSLLTADEFNFLATRISGHTPASVPATLNAHLALMATPRHHKPPTLPATESPSKSKKKGTTGKRKYTKKELMLDVVSCLAVIFD is encoded by the exons ATCCTACCACCTCTTTGAGAATGAAGATGGGAGTGACGTGATACTAATGGTGGGAGATGGCATCTACCGAGAGCGAGTACCAGCCCACTCATGGGTACTTGCTGCTGGCAACCAGTACTTCAGAGCCCTGTTCCAAGGCCCTTTTGCTGATAGGCAGAAGAAAACCTATGACATCCCTAATGACCCGAAGGGATTCCAGAACCTCTTGAA GTGGCTGTACCGTCACGAATGTGGAATCCAGAGTATGGACAGTGCTCTCATCACCTTACAAGTAGCCATTGAGTACTTATGCCCAGAACTAGGAGAATTGTGTGTGGAATACATCGGGAAACATTTAAGAGTGTCCAATGTTCTTAAGGTGCTGCAGTTCACATGGAGATACTGCCCTTCTTCTCATATGTCTGACGACAGCCAGGCTTCAGCTCCTCTTTCACATGCTCCCTCAGCACCTAGTCTAGAAGCATTAGAAGGAACCGAGCAGGGCACAGCACATCCATTTCCTGCCACAGACAGATTACAGCAGCTTGACTTATCTCAACACCCAAGCCATAGAACGAGTCAGCTACAAACTCGTCCAGAGGAAACAGAGTTTCAAGATCCAACAGCCTGCTGTAGTGATCTTTACAATGTGTGCCTTGAAGTCGTTGACAGCGCCACTGAGGCTGTTTTAGCTTCTGAACCATTGGAAGAATTAGATTACAGAACCCTACAGATCATATTGAAGAGATCAACCCTCAACATTCAAAATGAGTTGATAATATTCCAAGCAGTACAAAGGTGGTCAACAGCAGAATGCAAACGTCGCATGCTGCCTCTGACCTCTGACAACAGAAGAGCCGTTCTTGGTGATCTCTTATACCATGTACGGTTCTTGAATATGACAAACGAGCAGCTTCAACAGACCAGCAGCCTCCTTACAGCTGATGAATTCAACTTCCTAGCTACTAGGATCTCTGGTCACACTCCTGCATCAGTACCTGCCACTCTAAACGCCCACCTGGCCTTGATGGCCACCCCTCGTCATCACAAGCCACCTACTCTGCCAGCCACAGAATCACCCAGCAAGAGCAAGAAGAAGGGTACCACCGGAAAGAGAAAATACACGAAAAAGGAACTAATGTTGGACGTAGTCTCCTGCCTTGCTGTTATTTTTGATTAA